The Vibrio orientalis CIP 102891 = ATCC 33934 genome window below encodes:
- a CDS encoding phosphoadenylyl-sulfate reductase has translation MLDSVASKPKLAELLSLTKTEQILRLAEINAELEQLTAQQRVAWALENLEGTFVVSSSFGVQAAVMLHLVTQQKPDIPVILTDTGYLFPETYRFIDQLSEQLTLNLKVYRSAESAHWQEARYGKLWEQGIDGIEKYNKINKVEPMRRALDELEAGTWFSGLRREQSKSRTNLPILSVQNGVFKFLPVIDWSNKDVHYYLEENGLSYHPLWDEGYLSVGDTHTTKKWEPGMAEEETRFFGLKRECGLHEDNSEQDGSGI, from the coding sequence ATGCTTGATTCTGTCGCTTCCAAACCGAAGTTAGCAGAACTCCTCTCATTAACTAAGACGGAGCAGATCCTCCGTCTTGCAGAAATTAATGCAGAGTTAGAACAGCTAACGGCCCAGCAAAGAGTGGCTTGGGCACTCGAAAACCTAGAAGGTACGTTTGTAGTGTCATCGAGCTTTGGGGTTCAAGCTGCGGTAATGCTACATCTTGTCACTCAGCAGAAACCAGATATCCCAGTTATCTTGACGGATACAGGTTACTTGTTTCCAGAGACGTACCGCTTCATTGACCAGTTAAGTGAACAACTAACACTGAACTTAAAAGTGTACCGCTCTGCGGAAAGTGCTCACTGGCAAGAGGCGCGTTACGGTAAATTGTGGGAGCAAGGTATCGATGGTATAGAGAAGTACAATAAGATTAATAAAGTGGAACCGATGCGCCGTGCTTTAGATGAGCTAGAAGCAGGCACGTGGTTTTCGGGTTTGCGCCGTGAGCAATCTAAATCGCGTACCAACTTACCAATTCTCTCGGTACAAAATGGTGTGTTCAAGTTCTTACCAGTGATCGACTGGAGTAATAAAGATGTTCACTACTATTTAGAAGAGAACGGTCTTTCATATCATCCACTATGGGATGAAGGTTATCTGTCGGTGGGGGATACGCATACTACGAAGAAGTGGGAGCCGGGAATGGCGGAAGAAGAAACCCGCTTCTTTGGTTTGAAGCGTGAATGTGGTCTTCATGAAGATAATAGCGAGCAAGATGGTTCGGGAATCTGA